A stretch of Imperialibacter roseus DNA encodes these proteins:
- a CDS encoding ribonuclease HII: protein MLLPFFNKGVIEAGCDEAGRGCLAGPVVAAAVILPPDFHHKVLTDSKQLSEKQRMALKEDVKSAAIAWAVGWCSPEEIDKINILNASFVAMHRAVDQLKKVPEHLLIDGNRFKKYKELPHNCIVKGDSLYYSIAAASILAKTYRDEWMERLGEEFPVYQWAKNKGYPTMDHRDAIRAHGITPYHRKSFRLLPEQMELFK from the coding sequence ATGCTGCTACCGTTTTTCAATAAAGGAGTGATAGAAGCTGGCTGTGATGAAGCAGGCCGTGGCTGCCTGGCCGGGCCTGTGGTGGCTGCGGCAGTCATCCTTCCTCCCGACTTCCATCACAAAGTGCTCACGGACTCGAAGCAGTTGAGTGAAAAACAACGAATGGCACTCAAAGAAGACGTGAAATCGGCTGCAATTGCCTGGGCTGTAGGCTGGTGCTCCCCTGAAGAAATAGATAAGATCAATATACTGAACGCCTCGTTTGTCGCCATGCACAGGGCGGTAGACCAGTTAAAAAAGGTGCCTGAACACCTGTTGATTGACGGCAACCGGTTCAAAAAATACAAAGAACTACCTCACAATTGCATTGTTAAAGGCGACAGCCTCTACTACAGCATTGCGGCGGCTTCCATTCTTGCCAAAACCTACCGGGACGAATGGATGGAGCGGCTTGGGGAGGAGTTTCCGGTGTATCAGTGGGCTAAAAACAAGGGCTACCCGACCATGGATCACCGGGATGCCATACGAGCGCACGGCATTACGCCTTACCACAGAAAATCTTTCAGGTTGTTGCCTGAACAAATGGAGTTGTTTAAATAG
- a CDS encoding MATE family efflux transporter: protein MANPYPWSYYLRNNIKLAYPVMLSQLGHISVSVADSVMVGQIGALPLAAASLGNSLFAVFMLFGIGVSYGITPLVASAYGEQNAGKLLDLLRHGVVSNFLMGLFLFGLIVGVSPILYHLDQEADVVENAIPYLGIIGFSIVPLMVFQAFRQFTEGLHLTRQAMTISIIGNLFNIFLNYLLIYGKWGFPALGLNGAAIATLVDRVLMAIAMGYFVFRYQKLRPYTIGFHLKNLSKAIFKKLLALGIPSGMQFIFEVGAFAAAAIMIGWLGANALAAHQIALNLAGVSYMAATGIAAAASIRVGFYLGQNDYVNMRMAGMASFIMAMIFMTVCGITFVLGRNFFPSLYIDDAEVISLAAGMLVVAAFFQISDGVQVVGLGVLRGLSDVKVPTLVTLVAYWVIALPTGYVLGFVFDLGTIGVWIGLLFGLSISAVANFTRFKGLSKRLRTQAQEKAAIVDDNSQEAVAKPVA, encoded by the coding sequence ATGGCAAACCCTTATCCCTGGTCGTACTACCTTCGAAACAATATCAAGCTGGCTTACCCGGTTATGCTGAGTCAGCTTGGGCACATTTCCGTGAGCGTGGCCGACAGTGTAATGGTAGGTCAAATAGGCGCCTTGCCACTGGCAGCTGCTTCTCTCGGCAACAGCCTTTTTGCGGTCTTTATGCTTTTTGGCATAGGTGTTTCTTATGGGATCACACCACTAGTGGCCTCGGCCTACGGCGAGCAAAATGCCGGCAAATTACTAGACCTGCTGCGGCATGGCGTAGTCAGCAACTTTCTCATGGGGTTATTTCTTTTCGGCCTGATCGTAGGCGTTTCTCCGATTTTATATCACCTGGATCAGGAGGCCGATGTTGTCGAAAACGCCATACCCTACCTGGGGATCATCGGGTTTTCCATCGTTCCCCTGATGGTGTTTCAGGCTTTTCGGCAGTTTACTGAAGGGCTCCACCTCACCAGACAGGCGATGACCATCTCTATCATCGGAAACCTCTTCAATATCTTTCTTAACTACCTGCTGATCTACGGCAAATGGGGCTTTCCGGCACTCGGACTGAACGGAGCTGCCATTGCCACGCTGGTAGACAGGGTATTGATGGCCATTGCCATGGGCTACTTTGTCTTTCGCTATCAAAAATTAAGGCCCTACACCATCGGCTTCCATCTAAAAAATCTCTCGAAGGCCATTTTCAAAAAACTATTGGCGCTTGGCATCCCTTCGGGTATGCAGTTCATATTTGAAGTGGGTGCCTTTGCAGCAGCAGCCATCATGATTGGGTGGCTGGGTGCCAATGCGCTGGCTGCCCATCAAATTGCCCTCAACCTCGCAGGCGTCAGCTATATGGCTGCTACCGGCATTGCAGCTGCTGCCAGCATAAGAGTAGGCTTTTACCTGGGCCAAAACGACTACGTGAACATGAGAATGGCCGGCATGGCAAGCTTTATTATGGCCATGATTTTCATGACTGTTTGCGGGATCACCTTTGTGCTTGGGCGTAACTTTTTTCCTTCGCTATACATCGACGATGCCGAAGTCATTTCGCTGGCTGCGGGCATGCTGGTGGTAGCCGCCTTCTTTCAAATCTCCGACGGTGTGCAAGTAGTTGGGTTGGGGGTGCTAAGAGGACTGTCCGATGTAAAAGTGCCGACTTTGGTGACTTTGGTAGCCTACTGGGTAATCGCCTTGCCAACCGGCTATGTGCTCGGCTTTGTCTTTGATCTGGGCACAATCGGGGTCTGGATTGGGCTTCTATTTGGCCTGTCGATATCAGCCGTTGCCAACTTTACTAGGTTCAAAGGTCTCAGCAAACGGCTACGCACGCAGGCTCAAGAGAAGGCTGCAATTGTAGATGATAACAGCCAGGAAGCAGTCGCCAAACCCGTCGCCTGA
- a CDS encoding NUDIX hydrolase, whose protein sequence is MDAHSNPWTKISTKKIYDNPWIELEEFQVLTPSGTPGIYGKVHFKNKAIGIIPIDGEMNTWLVGQYRFPLDEYSWEIPMGGGPLEIDILDSAKRELKEETGLSARKWTNILRIHTSNSVTDEEGFIFLAEDLAEGKTEFEETEQLIIRKLPFGEVLEMAMRGEITDSLSLAGIFKTARLMNL, encoded by the coding sequence ATGGATGCACACTCAAACCCATGGACAAAGATCTCGACCAAGAAAATTTATGACAACCCCTGGATCGAACTGGAAGAATTTCAGGTGCTAACACCGTCGGGAACGCCCGGAATTTATGGCAAAGTTCATTTTAAAAATAAGGCAATAGGCATCATACCTATTGATGGAGAGATGAACACCTGGCTGGTAGGTCAGTACCGCTTTCCCCTTGATGAATATTCATGGGAGATTCCTATGGGAGGCGGGCCGCTGGAGATCGATATTCTTGACTCTGCCAAAAGGGAGCTTAAAGAAGAAACCGGGCTTTCCGCCCGCAAGTGGACCAATATACTTCGCATCCATACGTCCAACTCAGTCACCGACGAAGAAGGGTTTATATTTCTGGCCGAAGACCTTGCTGAGGGTAAAACCGAGTTCGAGGAAACAGAACAGCTGATCATCCGTAAACTACCATTTGGTGAAGTATTGGAAATGGCGATGAGGGGCGAAATAACTGATAGCCTGAGTCTTGCCGGCATCTTCAAGACGGCCCGCTTAATGAATTTGTAA
- a CDS encoding outer membrane beta-barrel protein → MKRILVLIMLIAPGASFAQSEVGIGFLGGYNYMNGIGWNEVVRHYNLAHPQFDNNQPLLQNGFFAGFEFDYEIGNHIFITPELVYKRVRSVTDNKLYEIDLLMHFITLEVSAEVYVFELGKRVQKGFAHDFYMMAGPGVSYMLPRVYQDLELKNGLDGEPYKPSKMVPFFGAGVGYDVYFNKNFGVSPFFRVNAYFPFEIDDFPEVVLGSNVAEVNDRTSVFNFQLGMSWRYHRSGYSRK, encoded by the coding sequence ATGAAGAGAATCTTAGTTTTAATAATGTTGATAGCCCCCGGGGCCTCCTTCGCTCAATCTGAGGTTGGTATTGGTTTTCTTGGCGGGTACAACTATATGAATGGAATTGGCTGGAATGAGGTGGTGAGGCACTACAATCTTGCTCATCCACAGTTTGACAATAATCAGCCATTGTTGCAAAATGGATTCTTTGCTGGATTTGAATTTGACTATGAAATCGGCAATCATATTTTCATCACGCCTGAGCTGGTTTATAAGCGGGTAAGAAGCGTGACGGACAATAAGCTTTATGAAATTGATTTGCTCATGCATTTCATCACGCTGGAAGTGTCGGCCGAGGTCTATGTGTTTGAGTTGGGAAAAAGAGTACAGAAGGGTTTTGCTCATGACTTTTATATGATGGCCGGCCCGGGCGTTTCATATATGCTGCCCCGTGTCTATCAAGACCTGGAGCTTAAGAACGGTCTTGACGGAGAGCCCTACAAGCCAAGTAAAATGGTGCCTTTTTTTGGAGCTGGCGTTGGGTACGATGTTTACTTTAACAAAAACTTTGGCGTATCACCCTTTTTTAGAGTGAATGCCTATTTCCCTTTTGAAATTGACGACTTTCCTGAGGTAGTGCTTGGCTCCAATGTGGCGGAAGTGAATGACCGGACTAGTGTTTTCAATTTCCAGTTGGGAATGAGTTGGAGATACCATCGTTCCGGCTACTCAAGAAAATAA
- a CDS encoding ROK family protein — protein MSRPLWGIDLGGTKVEGVIISSDKRPDVIARLRLPTEADKGYDHIVRQICKLVDLLKTESGLTPESIGIGTPGAMDPTTNTLKNSNTTCLNGKPLRQDIEKQLGIPVAMANDANCFAIAETLWGAVPEKVPDAKVVFGVILGTGVGGGLVMYGKVPNGRHGIAGEWGHNFLDASGGPCYCGHTGCVEQVLSGPALQKYYESLSGEKRKLPEIVERAKTGDDKAAVQTMDRMVEFFGKAISVIVNIVDPDAIVLGGGVGNIDLLYSKGVKEAEKHLFNPRLETPFLRPKLGDSAGVFGAALLTA, from the coding sequence ATGAGCAGACCACTTTGGGGTATTGACCTGGGAGGCACAAAGGTAGAAGGCGTCATCATCTCTTCAGATAAAAGGCCGGACGTCATTGCCAGACTGAGACTGCCTACTGAGGCCGACAAGGGATACGATCATATCGTTAGGCAAATTTGCAAATTGGTTGATTTGCTCAAGACGGAAAGTGGCCTTACCCCTGAAAGTATTGGTATTGGAACGCCAGGTGCCATGGATCCAACTACTAATACATTGAAAAACTCTAATACCACTTGCCTCAATGGAAAACCCCTGCGGCAAGATATTGAAAAGCAGCTCGGAATTCCTGTAGCCATGGCCAACGACGCCAACTGCTTTGCCATTGCGGAAACCTTGTGGGGTGCAGTGCCCGAAAAGGTGCCCGATGCGAAAGTCGTTTTTGGTGTCATTCTCGGCACAGGTGTGGGTGGAGGCCTGGTGATGTATGGTAAAGTACCGAATGGTCGCCATGGCATCGCCGGTGAATGGGGCCATAACTTCCTTGATGCATCAGGAGGGCCCTGCTATTGCGGGCATACTGGTTGCGTTGAGCAGGTTTTGTCTGGCCCAGCTCTTCAGAAATACTATGAGAGCTTGTCTGGTGAGAAACGAAAGCTCCCTGAAATTGTAGAGCGGGCTAAAACGGGAGATGATAAGGCAGCTGTCCAAACGATGGACAGAATGGTTGAATTCTTCGGAAAAGCCATTTCCGTGATAGTAAATATTGTTGATCCCGACGCAATTGTGTTAGGCGGAGGAGTGGGTAATATTGACCTTTTGTACTCGAAAGGTGTAAAGGAAGCTGAGAAACACCTGTTCAATCCCCGGCTGGAAACACCGTTTCTGAGGCCGAAATTGGGCGATAGTGCCGGTGTTTTTGGAGCAGCACTCCTAACAGCATAA
- a CDS encoding OsmC family protein, with protein sequence MKVSLKYVADEEYQAENESGNILNIDMLAKDDKKAFSPTQLLLAGITSCAAVDLVSMIKKRRKTLVDLTSEVTGKRREEQPRRFTDIHVHYKVVSPDAQLEEVEKLVDLAVEKYCSVAASISSEINLTHSVEIVKP encoded by the coding sequence ATGAAAGTATCTCTTAAGTATGTGGCCGATGAGGAGTATCAGGCCGAAAACGAGTCTGGCAATATCTTGAACATCGATATGCTGGCAAAGGACGACAAAAAAGCTTTTTCGCCCACACAACTATTGCTGGCAGGCATCACTAGCTGCGCAGCAGTCGATTTGGTGTCGATGATCAAGAAAAGGCGGAAGACCCTGGTTGATCTGACCTCAGAAGTGACGGGCAAAAGGAGAGAGGAACAGCCAAGAAGGTTCACTGACATTCATGTGCACTACAAAGTTGTGTCGCCTGACGCTCAGTTGGAAGAGGTAGAAAAGCTGGTTGACCTGGCAGTAGAAAAATATTGCAGTGTAGCCGCTTCCATTAGTTCAGAAATTAATCTGACTCATTCGGTAGAGATAGTTAAACCATAA
- a CDS encoding MBL fold metallo-hydrolase → MDVRVKFLGGAGSVTGSKYLLEIDDFKLLVDCGLFQGMKELRLRNWEPFPVDPASIDAVVITHAHIDHSGYLPKLVKEGYAGPIYCTHATARLMEIMLRDSGKLQEEEAAYARKKGYSRHENPLPLYTLEEAEHSFSQFVSLDFDDTFEVSPNISLKYLYAGHILGAAHAELEIKGEQQTKKLLFSGDIGRYENRLLYDPANIENADILWVESTYGNKASPETDHKVALKKTILETFDANGCVLIPAFSVGRTQDILLLLAQLFQENAIPDCPVYIDSPMAISVTGLYREFHKLHRLDDEMISKAPVFDHPNFKYVRTQDSSENINTVKRNAIIISASGMCTGGRVLHHLFHRLPRMNDTVIIVGYQAEGTRGRRILDKEPQIKIFGEMVDLRCRVEYIQGFSAHADRNELIRWLKNFKESPKYTFIVHGEKEGAEALAITTSAEMHFNTYIPHYMESFDLFQGI, encoded by the coding sequence ATGGATGTACGAGTTAAGTTTTTAGGAGGTGCGGGGTCGGTTACCGGTTCGAAATACCTATTGGAAATCGATGATTTTAAGCTTTTGGTTGATTGCGGCCTGTTTCAGGGCATGAAGGAATTGAGGCTTCGCAACTGGGAGCCCTTTCCGGTTGATCCTGCAAGCATTGATGCCGTAGTCATTACTCATGCACACATCGATCACTCAGGATATTTACCAAAGCTGGTAAAAGAAGGCTATGCGGGGCCCATTTATTGCACACACGCCACGGCAAGGCTCATGGAAATTATGCTGCGGGACTCGGGCAAGCTGCAGGAAGAAGAAGCCGCTTATGCCAGAAAAAAAGGATATTCCCGTCACGAAAACCCTCTCCCGCTTTACACGCTGGAAGAAGCAGAGCATTCCTTTAGCCAATTTGTCAGCCTCGACTTCGATGACACATTTGAGGTCAGTCCAAATATCAGCCTAAAGTACCTGTATGCGGGGCATATTCTTGGTGCTGCCCACGCTGAGCTTGAGATAAAAGGTGAGCAGCAAACTAAAAAACTGCTGTTCAGTGGAGACATCGGCCGATATGAGAACCGGCTGTTGTACGACCCCGCCAACATTGAGAATGCTGATATTCTCTGGGTAGAATCGACGTACGGTAACAAGGCCAGCCCTGAGACTGATCATAAGGTGGCGCTCAAAAAGACTATTCTGGAAACATTTGATGCCAACGGATGCGTACTGATCCCTGCCTTCTCTGTCGGGCGCACCCAGGACATCCTGCTGCTGCTCGCTCAGCTTTTTCAGGAGAATGCCATTCCTGACTGCCCTGTTTACATTGACAGCCCCATGGCCATTTCAGTCACGGGCCTCTACAGGGAGTTTCACAAACTCCACCGCCTCGACGATGAAATGATATCAAAAGCGCCAGTATTTGATCACCCCAATTTCAAATACGTACGGACACAGGACAGCTCCGAAAATATCAACACCGTGAAAAGAAACGCCATCATCATTTCGGCCAGCGGCATGTGCACTGGCGGCCGGGTGTTGCACCATTTGTTTCATCGTCTTCCGAGAATGAACGATACGGTCATCATTGTTGGCTACCAGGCCGAAGGTACCCGGGGAAGGCGCATTTTGGACAAGGAGCCGCAGATCAAAATATTCGGAGAAATGGTAGACTTGAGGTGTAGGGTAGAATACATCCAGGGATTCTCTGCACATGCCGACCGGAACGAGTTGATACGTTGGCTGAAAAACTTTAAAGAAAGCCCCAAATACACTTTTATCGTGCATGGAGAGAAAGAGGGAGCTGAAGCGCTGGCGATAACCACCAGCGCTGAAATGCATTTTAACACTTATATTCCCCATTACATGGAATCGTTTGATCTTTTCCAGGGCATATGA
- a CDS encoding Gfo/Idh/MocA family protein: MSRSKKNHQSGNAAPRRSFIRNAALIASGITIVPRFVLGGKGFIPPSDTFYAAGIGVGGKGEVDMKGIGDCKNARVIALCDVDDKSAEKSVKRFPGATYYKDWRIMLDKEGKNLDGVSVTTPDHMHAHPALRAMSMGKHVYVQKPLTHNIYEARLLTRAAEKYKVVTQMGNQGGSGDDVRTVKEWVDAGMIGDVTRVHSWTNRPVWPQGLPTPKGKFDTPKELDWDLWIGCADFVDYNPAYHPFNWRGWWPYGTGALGDMACHILDPFFRILPVKYASDVECSASTIWSDFFVEADYPDSCPPSSIIHFTFPRTDGKGDIRLTWMDGGLRPERPLELLPDEEMGDVDGGLIMEGTKGKIITGMWGRKPRLLPSSRMKTETFPPETIPRIAKGVDGHYANWVDAAMTGYGKGVPSSPFNYSGPFTEAILLGNVALRAYQIKGGKGYPGRKKLLWDAENMKVTNFDEANQFVKRTYRKGWELVG; the protein is encoded by the coding sequence ATGTCAAGATCAAAGAAAAATCACCAGTCTGGCAATGCAGCCCCACGAAGATCTTTTATTAGAAACGCTGCATTAATTGCCTCGGGCATCACCATTGTGCCAAGGTTTGTGCTTGGAGGCAAAGGATTCATTCCTCCCAGCGACACTTTCTACGCAGCAGGGATAGGGGTAGGGGGCAAAGGCGAAGTCGACATGAAAGGCATAGGTGATTGCAAAAATGCCAGAGTCATCGCCCTTTGCGACGTGGATGATAAGAGCGCTGAAAAGTCGGTCAAGCGTTTTCCGGGAGCCACCTACTACAAAGACTGGCGCATCATGCTCGACAAGGAAGGAAAGAACCTCGACGGTGTGTCCGTCACCACGCCCGACCACATGCATGCACATCCGGCTCTTCGGGCGATGTCAATGGGCAAGCATGTGTATGTGCAGAAGCCGCTTACTCACAATATTTACGAAGCCAGGCTCCTTACCCGGGCAGCGGAGAAATACAAGGTGGTAACCCAAATGGGCAACCAGGGTGGCTCTGGTGACGATGTGCGCACGGTGAAGGAATGGGTCGACGCAGGCATGATTGGCGACGTTACCCGGGTTCACTCCTGGACTAACCGCCCTGTTTGGCCTCAGGGGCTGCCCACGCCGAAGGGTAAATTTGATACCCCAAAAGAGCTCGACTGGGACTTGTGGATAGGCTGTGCCGATTTTGTTGACTACAACCCAGCCTATCATCCGTTCAACTGGCGGGGCTGGTGGCCCTATGGCACCGGGGCACTGGGCGACATGGCTTGCCATATCCTTGACCCATTTTTCAGAATACTACCCGTGAAATATGCCTCTGATGTTGAATGCAGTGCTTCCACCATCTGGTCCGATTTTTTTGTAGAGGCCGACTATCCTGATAGCTGCCCACCTTCTTCCATTATACACTTTACATTTCCCAGAACTGACGGCAAAGGGGACATCAGGCTCACCTGGATGGACGGTGGCCTTCGGCCGGAAAGGCCGTTGGAATTGCTTCCCGATGAAGAAATGGGCGACGTGGACGGCGGGCTCATCATGGAGGGTACCAAAGGAAAAATCATCACGGGCATGTGGGGGCGAAAGCCCAGGCTGCTTCCGTCGTCGAGAATGAAGACGGAAACATTTCCCCCTGAGACAATTCCAAGAATTGCGAAAGGAGTTGACGGTCATTACGCCAATTGGGTTGACGCAGCTATGACGGGTTATGGCAAAGGAGTGCCTAGCTCGCCATTTAACTACAGCGGGCCGTTTACTGAGGCCATTTTGCTGGGCAACGTGGCTCTCAGAGCCTATCAAATCAAGGGAGGAAAGGGATACCCTGGCCGGAAAAAGCTGCTTTGGGATGCTGAAAATATGAAAGTGACAAATTTTGACGAAGCCAATCAGTTTGTTAAAAGGACTTACAGAAAGGGATGGGAGCTTGTTGGGTGA
- a CDS encoding DinB family protein gives MPYTIHQQLAYNVWANEELAKTIDRVTEEQLVRPVLSSYPTLRETLLHIWEAQVIWPSRMQNKVMDKWPRLSFVGGKKEVMEALVTSAKDMQRFASEAGSEFLAEKMIYRNMRNMPYETVKEEILFHVVNHGSYHRGQAITIIRGLGITKIDNTDLITYLRISAGQQV, from the coding sequence ATGCCTTACACCATCCATCAACAGCTGGCCTACAATGTATGGGCCAATGAAGAACTTGCCAAAACCATTGACCGTGTAACGGAGGAACAACTGGTGCGGCCGGTGCTGAGCAGCTACCCTACGCTGAGAGAGACCCTGCTGCATATCTGGGAGGCCCAGGTGATTTGGCCTTCACGCATGCAGAACAAAGTGATGGACAAGTGGCCCCGGTTATCGTTTGTTGGTGGAAAAAAGGAGGTGATGGAGGCGTTGGTCACCTCAGCAAAAGACATGCAGAGGTTCGCCTCGGAGGCGGGGTCGGAGTTCCTGGCTGAAAAAATGATCTACCGTAACATGAGGAACATGCCGTATGAAACCGTTAAGGAAGAAATACTTTTTCATGTGGTAAATCACGGCAGCTACCACCGGGGCCAGGCTATTACAATTATCAGGGGTCTGGGTATTACCAAAATTGACAATACAGACCTGATCACCTACCTGCGCATATCTGCCGGCCAACAGGTTTAG
- a CDS encoding RNA polymerase sigma factor, translated as MRLILQESKTEEALIKGCQKGNSRDQQTLFEKHSAKMMGVCYRYVKDSDEAEDVMISAFAKVFEKLDSFRFEGSFEGWLRRIMVNESLMYLRRNKSMYVEVEIEKADREPDFSQLSDQLEADDLTAMIQELPVGYRTVFNLYAIEGFSHQEIAEMMEISEGTSKSQLSRARALLQKQLFEQEKKMNDKTGSHEQ; from the coding sequence ATGAGGCTGATACTACAAGAATCGAAAACCGAAGAAGCGCTAATCAAGGGATGTCAAAAAGGCAATTCCCGTGATCAGCAGACGCTTTTCGAAAAACATTCGGCCAAAATGATGGGAGTTTGCTACAGGTATGTGAAAGACTCCGACGAAGCGGAAGATGTAATGATCAGTGCCTTTGCCAAGGTATTTGAAAAGCTTGACAGCTTTCGGTTTGAAGGGAGTTTTGAAGGGTGGCTAAGGCGGATCATGGTCAACGAAAGTTTGATGTACCTCCGCCGCAACAAGTCGATGTATGTAGAGGTGGAAATAGAAAAAGCCGACAGGGAACCGGACTTTTCCCAGCTAAGTGACCAGCTGGAGGCCGACGACCTGACGGCAATGATTCAGGAGCTTCCGGTGGGGTACAGGACAGTTTTTAACCTCTATGCCATTGAAGGGTTTAGCCACCAGGAAATTGCTGAGATGATGGAGATAAGCGAAGGCACGTCAAAATCTCAGTTGAGCAGAGCAAGGGCACTTTTGCAAAAGCAATTGTTCGAACAGGAAAAAAAAATGAATGACAAAACAGGAAGCCATGAGCAATAA
- a CDS encoding carboxypeptidase regulatory-like domain-containing protein yields MKSLLIIGFLLAAVGCKSSLSTTSEKQGVTGAVYWMEGDFMPRIGEKPGGSRQPIVREILFYAPINASDLAGDHGPLYESLPGEPIAQTGSGENGRFRISLPVGTYSVFTKEPDGFFANRFDSNGIINPVEVKAGAFSEIVIEINYKAVF; encoded by the coding sequence ATGAAGTCGCTGTTGATCATCGGCTTTCTGCTGGCTGCTGTCGGTTGTAAATCTTCGTTATCAACCACGAGCGAGAAACAGGGAGTGACCGGCGCAGTTTATTGGATGGAGGGGGATTTTATGCCTCGAATTGGTGAAAAACCCGGAGGAAGTCGTCAACCTATCGTAAGAGAAATTTTGTTCTACGCACCCATCAATGCCTCTGATCTTGCAGGAGACCACGGCCCTTTGTATGAAAGTTTACCAGGTGAGCCCATCGCTCAGACCGGTAGCGGCGAAAACGGTAGATTCAGGATTTCCCTTCCTGTTGGCACCTATTCAGTCTTCACCAAAGAACCTGATGGGTTCTTTGCCAACCGCTTCGATAGTAATGGAATAATTAACCCTGTTGAAGTAAAAGCCGGTGCTTTTTCCGAAATTGTTATCGAAATCAACTACAAGGCCGTTTTTTAA
- a CDS encoding flavin monoamine oxidase family protein, translating to MRKLLLSLPAGYVLPSVLSSCETQDDLFPNLSFGGKVIVVGAGAAGLHAAYILHKNGVDVQVLEATNRVGGRIKALDEFTGYPLELGADHVRGVNSVFYDAVRISNFEYYQDRGKTYYQLTGKIIEESEANSNTSFRAASKVIEKLPLYSGPDISLSDYLDKEPLSDESLTLLNSFIANEFGTDLDLLSVAGYNEALAKRTSGNEKIILRRRSFSEVLDIQYSPISSKIRQNTPIKSIDYSSGKVVLTDDANQTYEADKVIVTVPLPILKEGRISFSPALPEEKLLAMDGIGMDASVKIFMRFGQNFWGDETSTVYPGGIIPEYRAPGWGKRSEFDDDLIFFNNVLVGEANGSAGATLSELGNDAVAYALRDLDEMFNGQATKFLTQSYVMDWSKDTFTKGAYSYPKVGSEGAREILASAIDNKIYFAGEATHNEGHFGTVHGAMETGYRAAYEILKSIS from the coding sequence TTGAGGAAACTACTTCTGAGCTTACCGGCGGGATACGTTCTGCCATCAGTGCTGTCGTCCTGTGAAACGCAGGATGATTTGTTTCCCAACCTCAGTTTTGGAGGAAAAGTGATTGTGGTGGGAGCTGGAGCCGCCGGCTTACATGCTGCTTATATCCTGCACAAAAATGGTGTTGACGTACAGGTGTTGGAGGCTACCAACAGAGTTGGGGGTAGAATAAAGGCGCTTGATGAATTTACCGGATACCCTTTAGAGCTCGGTGCCGACCACGTGCGGGGAGTGAATTCCGTTTTTTATGATGCGGTGCGCATTTCCAATTTTGAGTACTATCAGGACAGAGGCAAAACTTACTACCAACTGACGGGAAAGATCATTGAAGAGAGCGAAGCTAATTCGAACACATCGTTCAGAGCTGCCAGCAAAGTCATAGAAAAGCTTCCACTTTACAGCGGGCCTGACATTTCACTGTCAGACTATCTCGACAAAGAGCCACTGTCTGATGAATCACTCACGCTGTTGAACTCTTTTATCGCTAATGAATTTGGCACTGACCTGGATTTGCTGAGTGTTGCTGGCTACAACGAAGCACTGGCAAAGCGGACCTCAGGAAATGAAAAGATCATTTTGCGACGCAGATCATTTAGCGAGGTGCTGGATATTCAATACTCTCCTATTAGCTCTAAAATAAGACAAAATACACCTATTAAGTCCATAGACTACAGCAGCGGAAAGGTGGTTTTGACTGACGATGCGAATCAGACTTATGAGGCAGACAAGGTCATCGTCACCGTTCCATTACCGATTCTCAAAGAAGGGAGGATATCATTTAGCCCAGCTTTGCCTGAGGAAAAACTGCTCGCCATGGACGGTATTGGCATGGATGCAAGCGTGAAGATTTTCATGCGCTTTGGTCAAAATTTCTGGGGTGATGAAACAAGCACAGTTTATCCTGGTGGAATAATACCTGAATACAGAGCACCGGGTTGGGGGAAAAGGTCTGAGTTTGACGATGATCTTATATTTTTCAACAACGTGCTGGTGGGTGAAGCCAATGGCTCAGCGGGCGCTACGTTAAGTGAATTGGGCAACGATGCGGTAGCCTACGCACTAAGAGATCTTGATGAGATGTTTAATGGGCAGGCAACTAAGTTCTTAACTCAGAGCTATGTGATGGACTGGTCAAAGGACACGTTTACAAAGGGAGCCTATTCTTACCCCAAAGTCGGGAGCGAGGGAGCGAGGGAAATTTTGGCTAGTGCCATTGATAACAAAATATATTTTGCAGGCGAGGCTACCCACAACGAGGGCCACTTCGGGACTGTGCATGGTGCTATGGAAACGGGCTACCGTGCTGCATACGAAATACTAAAAAGTATCTCATGA